The Megalobrama amblycephala isolate DHTTF-2021 linkage group LG20, ASM1881202v1, whole genome shotgun sequence genome includes a window with the following:
- the zgc:171971 gene encoding DNA-directed RNA polymerase III subunit RPC4, translating to MSEHGDGDGEASSSAGFRPSFAVGRGLPGRVSLNPPPPGRLTSLRSRDLTLGGYKKKTFVPNVHSVRKNKDELQEGSRTAPKKERRDREDRHRERRRREKPQTIQSHSIFEQGPADTYRKPGNWGSTNLNDCDPALVTKCIKKEKNNTEDDDNEILQKLQRDDFLDDPGLKNDPKQRPIRLPLHQSYTFLSTEAASSFKETPSDNALKSPRAEQKYPLPLRGTSAFPQQPTVGELFQQLSVSDQEELLFIQLPDTIPGQPKTSSPEKTKKDNKTEDKRSSQIKTLDQPDKAAVPLLSDFSEGLIGKLQIRKSGKVQLVMGNVTLDVSEGAAFSFLQQLVCVRLSEGLTGDMTVLGNITHKLVCSPDFETLLQEAKLPSDLSSASKS from the exons ATGTCTGAACATGGAGATGGGGATGGAGAGGCGAGCTCATCTGCCGGTTTCAGACCATCATTTGCTGTGGGCAGAGGACTGCCTGGCCGAGTATCACTGAATCCCCCTCCACCAGGCAGACTGACCTCTTTGCGCTCCAGAGATCTCACCCTGGGTGGATATAAAAAG AAAACTTTTGTACCAAATGTTCACTCTGTTCGTAAAAATAAAGATGA GTTACAGGAGGGGTCTCGCACTGCACcaaagaaagagagaagagaCAGAGAAGACAGACATAGAGAGAGAAGGCGACGAGAAAAACCTCAGACTATTCAGTCTCACTCCATCTTTGAGCAGGGTCCTGCAGACACCTACAGGAAACCAG gtaattgGGGCAGTACTAACCTGAATGACTGTGATCCTGCACTTGTcacaaaatgcattaaaaaggaAAAGAACAATACTGAGGATGATGATAATGAAATTTTACAAAAACTCCAACGAGATGAT TTTTTGGATGATCCTGGATTAAAAAATGATCCCAAGCAAAGACCAATCAGACTTCCACTCCATCAGTCATACACCTTTTTGTCAACAGAGGCAGCTAGTTCAT TTAAAGAGACCCCATCTGATAATGCACTGAAATCACCCAGAGCTGAGCAGAAATACCCACTGCCATTGAGGGGAACGTCTGCATTCCCGCAACAACCAACTGTTGGAGAACTTTTCCAGCAGCTAAGTGTTTCAGATCAGGAAGAACTGCTGTTTATTCAGCTTCCTGATACCATACCTGGTCAACCTAAAACCTCAAGCCCAGAGAAAACCAAAAAGGACAACAAAACTGAAGACAAGCGCTCATCACAAATTAAAACTCTG GATCAGCCTGATAAAGCTGCTGTACCTTTGCTGTCTGACTTCTCAGAGGGTCTGATTGGAAAACTGCAAATTAGAAAGTCTGGTAAAGTCCAGCTGGTCATGGGAAATGTTACATTAGATGTCTCAGAAGGAGCGGCCTTCTCTTTCCTACAG CAACTTGTTTGTGTGCGGCTGTCAGAGGGCCTCACCGGGGACATGACTGTGCTGGGAAACATCACACACAAGCTGGTGTGTTCACCTGATTTTGAGACTTTACTGCAAGAAGCCAAATTGCCATCTGATCTCTCCTCAGCTTCAAAGTCCTGA